In the genome of Leptospiraceae bacterium, the window AAGGTTCTTCCTGACCCTTCATAGTGGATATCCGTGAAAATACCATCATTAGGATTCAACTCACGAATTCGAGGGCGTGAGTCATAAGCAAATGCTAAGCGAATTGTGTTTACAAATCTTGGTTTTTCCGTAGCATCGTAGCCTACTGGTTTTACATGATCAATCAAGGTTTTTATATTTGGATAGGTTTGTCCCTTATCAATGTCCCCATAGTAGGATTGTATCCGATAACGTTGTAAACGCACACCTACAAACCATTTGAAATTTGTATCACCAATAAAATCCTCAGATGTGATTGTAAAAAATGGTTTGATACTATCGTAGTTAAAGTATTTATCTTGAGATTCCTTTAATTCTTTTTGGCTTTTGTTATAGTTGTTCTGATCAAATAAGTTATTGCTGTTTACATAGTTAGTGTTTAGCTTAAAGTTTTCGTTTATTTCGTATAAAACCGGTGTTGGTTGTATGTTCTCGTTGATGGGGAGTTCACCAGATTTTATTTTGATTTGTCTTGGCAAATCCTGATAGTTGCTATACCCATAGAACTGCGCATTTAAGTATCTTTCCAAACCTATATTCATGCGAATTCGAAAGGGTGAACCTAAAAACTTTAAACTATCCAAAGAAAACTCATGGTACTCGAAACCTTTTGTAGTTTTATAAAACTGTCCATAAGCTTGATATTTGAAAGGAGCAAAACCTTGTTCATAAAAAGTTCCGTAAATCCTCACACCATACCCAACGCCATCATCCGTGCTGAAGCTAATTAGAGGAATACCTGTAAACTTCAAACCTCTTAATTCATTTCCTGATTGAGGGAAAATCCCACTTGTAAACAAGATAAAGGCTGCAACCCAAATGAAGTATTTTAACGATCTCATGGTCTCACCCCCTATAATCTTTTCTTTATGTTGAATGAAAATGTTAAATTCAAGTTAAGATTTTCCTGATCCTTTAGATTTACTTTTAAACTTCCTCGAAGTCCGTCTTCTAAGACATCTGCTCGAAATTCATTTAATATTAATGATATACCGTCTTGTGAAATAGGGTTGGTATTCTTTAGCACCAAAATTCTCGCAACACCACTTCCCGTTTCTG includes:
- a CDS encoding BamA/TamA family outer membrane protein encodes the protein MRSLKYFIWVAAFILFTSGIFPQSGNELRGLKFTGIPLISFSTDDGVGYGVRIYGTFYEQGFAPFKYQAYGQFYKTTKGFEYHEFSLDSLKFLGSPFRIRMNIGLERYLNAQFYGYSNYQDLPRQIKIKSGELPINENIQPTPVLYEINENFKLNTNYVNSNNLFDQNNYNKSQKELKESQDKYFNYDSIKPFFTITSEDFIGDTNFKWFVGVRLQRYRIQSYYGDIDKGQTYPNIKTLIDHVKPVGYDATEKPRFVNTIRLAFAYDSRPRIRELNPNDGIFTDIHYEGSGRTLGSNYTFSRYTFTFRQYIEVLSSLFNPRNEELVFGYRVQVQKTDGNVPFFEAGRIYTMRESALGLGGNSGIRGYPANQFVDRVMGVFNTELRWTAFRVRALGGIDFVILAYYDVGRVAPSFEEFAFKDFHRAAGGGIRIVWQMNTIINISYGRSRYEANGNFSFNHMF